From one Fusobacterium mortiferum ATCC 9817 genomic stretch:
- a CDS encoding CbrC family protein, translated as MKKELPFFKYYPDPLKTGEFETDETVTCECCGKETDVYYTGPFYSVEDIEYLCPECIANGKASKKFDGDFVSLYFGKVSDEEKIDELIHRTPSYCGWQQECWITHCDDFCAFIDYVGAKELEKMGVLEEVIKNGNPDDGNEWSKEQIEIIKNMVNGGHVQGYLFRCLHCGKHFLYFDVD; from the coding sequence ATGAAAAAAGAATTACCATTTTTTAAATATTATCCAGACCCTTTAAAAACAGGAGAGTTTGAAACTGACGAAACAGTAACATGCGAATGTTGTGGAAAAGAAACTGATGTTTATTATACAGGACCTTTTTATTCAGTTGAAGATATTGAATATTTATGTCCAGAATGTATAGCTAATGGAAAAGCAAGTAAAAAATTTGATGGTGATTTTGTATCACTTTATTTTGGAAAAGTTAGTGATGAGGAAAAAATTGATGAGCTAATACATAGAACTCCTAGTTATTGTGGTTGGCAACAAGAGTGTTGGATAACTCATTGTGATGATTTTTGTGCTTTTATTGATTATGTAGGAGCTAAAGAATTAGAAAAAATGGGAGTTTTAGAAGAAGTTATTAAAAATGGAAATCCTGATGATGGAAATGAATGGAGTAAAGAGCAGATAGAAATAATAAAAAATATGGTTAATGGTGGACATGTACAGGGATATTTATTCAGATGTTTACATTGTGGAAAACATTTTTTATATTTTGATGTTGATTGA